DNA sequence from the Cronobacter turicensis z3032 genome:
ACGGCGAAAGCGAAGAAGTCGACGAAGAGCAGTTACGCCTGCAACAGCAGCAGCAAGCGCTGGTGATGATGCAAACCCAGGCGCATGAGCAAGGCTATAACGCCGGGCTCGCCGAAGGGCGTCAGCAAGGCTTCGAGCAGGGCCGCCAGGAAGGCCATTCGAAAGGACTTGAACAAGGGCTCGCCGAAGCGCGCGCCCAGCAGGGGCCGATCCATGCGCGTATGCAGCAGCTGGTGAGCGAATTCCAGTACACGCTGGACGCGCTCGACAGCGTGATCGCCTCTCGCCTGATGCAGATGGCGCTGGAAGCCGCGCGCCAGGTGATCGGCCACGTCCAGGTGGATAACAACCATCTGATTAAGCAGATCCAGACGCTGCTGCAGCAGGAGCCGCTGTTCAGCGGAAAACCGCAGCTGCGCGTACACCCGGACGATTTACAGCGTATCGAAGAGATGCTCGGCGCGACCTTAAGCCTGCACGGCTGGCGTCTGCGCGGCGACCCGACGCTGCATCCGGGCGGTTGCAAAGTCTCCGCCGATGAAGGCGATCTTGATGCGAGCGTGGCGACGCGCTGGCAGGAACTGTGCCGCCTGGCCGCACCAGGAGTGGTGTAATGACCGCCCGTCTGACTCGCTGGCTCAATACCCTCGATA
Encoded proteins:
- the fliH gene encoding Flagellar assembly protein fliH, with the protein product MPDDLAPPVMPEFMAFEETVNGESEEVDEEQLRLQQQQQALVMMQTQAHEQGYNAGLAEGRQQGFEQGRQEGHSKGLEQGLAEARAQQGPIHARMQQLVSEFQYTLDALDSVIASRLMQMALEAARQVIGHVQVDNNHLIKQIQTLLQQEPLFSGKPQLRVHPDDLQRIEEMLGATLSLHGWRLRGDPTLHPGGCKVSADEGDLDASVATRWQELCRLAAPGVV